In a single window of the Prosthecobacter sp. SYSU 5D2 genome:
- a CDS encoding ATP-binding protein, with translation MTLSPDTLRPDTLAELEASLHQMKTANYFLRVAVDQVPEAVLILEAETSEKSGPKVLFSNATAAIMVGVEPEKGLRGMGISDLASGDMDAAILLNCLNRAVENGGAHECQALMQNFYGQPPQPCTWRVRAVFNSLRKLLNFTLVVTPLKSASAVLPAPAMAAPPSCDDLDAHSDRLKQDNLAALAQGIAHDVNNLLGPVTVRLSDLLQQVDGQPGLQEELQLIFAGLKRARQFTSQVVTACRAKPHQKQPVDLSAIIHDTVKFAGAGSNAQLRVRLGTALRWPVADAVKISQVLQNLILNGIQAMPQGGYMDVDAENTDIGLGQDEILKPGTYVRVTVRDRGCGIPPENLERLFKETFTTKPDGNGIGLTTCKLFIRDHDGDIRVSSRLNVGTEFSVYLPAVPAQTASTGVVEKDLAPVPLKNGQGRVLIVDDEDDLRKVAHLILKRCGYQVIECDNGQDAVKIYHSLARTGTPPDVVLMDLTLRGGMNGGETAAEILRFDPEARLVVTSGSVNEDVQMSYLEKGFVGVLPKPYEAGELTQIVHRVVTMMSRA, from the coding sequence ATGACCCTATCTCCCGATACACTGCGTCCTGACACATTGGCCGAACTGGAAGCGAGTCTGCACCAGATGAAAACGGCCAATTATTTTCTGCGCGTGGCCGTGGACCAGGTGCCGGAGGCCGTGCTCATCCTGGAGGCGGAGACCAGTGAAAAATCCGGTCCCAAGGTGCTCTTCAGCAATGCCACTGCGGCCATTATGGTCGGTGTGGAGCCTGAAAAAGGCCTGCGGGGCATGGGCATTTCCGATCTGGCTTCAGGAGACATGGATGCGGCCATTTTGCTAAACTGCCTGAACCGTGCGGTGGAGAACGGCGGTGCGCATGAGTGCCAGGCGCTGATGCAGAATTTTTACGGCCAGCCGCCGCAGCCCTGCACCTGGCGGGTGCGTGCGGTGTTTAACAGCCTGCGCAAGCTGCTCAATTTCACACTTGTGGTTACGCCTTTGAAGTCCGCTTCAGCCGTCCTCCCCGCACCGGCAATGGCGGCCCCTCCGAGCTGCGATGATCTGGATGCGCATTCTGACCGGCTGAAGCAGGACAACCTCGCAGCGCTGGCACAGGGCATCGCCCATGATGTGAATAATTTGTTAGGCCCGGTCACAGTGCGGCTTTCAGACCTGCTGCAGCAGGTGGACGGCCAGCCCGGCCTGCAGGAGGAGCTCCAGCTTATTTTTGCCGGTCTCAAGCGTGCCCGCCAGTTCACCTCCCAGGTGGTCACGGCCTGCCGTGCCAAGCCGCATCAAAAGCAGCCGGTGGACCTCTCGGCGATCATTCACGACACAGTCAAATTTGCCGGTGCCGGCTCCAATGCCCAGCTCCGCGTCCGCCTGGGCACGGCCCTGCGCTGGCCGGTAGCGGATGCGGTGAAGATCAGCCAGGTGCTGCAAAATCTCATCCTCAACGGCATCCAGGCCATGCCCCAGGGCGGTTACATGGACGTGGATGCTGAGAACACCGACATCGGCCTGGGCCAGGACGAGATCCTGAAGCCGGGCACCTATGTGCGCGTGACTGTGCGTGACCGCGGCTGCGGCATCCCGCCGGAAAACCTGGAGCGCCTTTTCAAGGAAACCTTCACCACCAAGCCGGATGGCAACGGCATCGGCCTGACGACCTGCAAGCTGTTCATACGAGATCACGATGGCGACATCCGTGTGTCCTCCCGGCTGAATGTGGGCACCGAGTTTTCGGTCTATCTGCCAGCCGTGCCCGCCCAGACCGCCTCTACGGGGGTTGTAGAAAAGGACCTGGCACCGGTGCCTTTGAAAAACGGCCAGGGCAGGGTGCTCATCGTGGATGATGAAGACGATCTCCGCAAAGTGGCGCACCTCATCCTCAAGCGCTGCGGGTATCAGGTCATCGAATGTGACAACGGCCAGGATGCCGTAAAGATTTATCACAGCCTGGCCCGTACCGGCACCCCGCCCGATGTAGTGCTCATGGACCTGACCCTGCGCGGCGGCATGAACGGCGGGGAAACCGCTGCCGAAATTCTCCGCTTTGATCCTGAAGCGCGTCTGGTCGTCACCAGCGGCAGCGTCAATGAAGACGTTCAGATGAGCTACCTCGAAAAAGGTTTTGTCGGCGTGCTGCCAAAGCCCTATGAGGCTGGCGAACTGACCCAGATCGTCCACCGAGTGGTGACGATGATGAGCCGCGCCTGA
- a CDS encoding immunoglobulin domain-containing protein, giving the protein MPSISELLTRQARALMLPLVVLAAGLTTPAQATPPKAPTNLALKTTLALAPPASGTSRYYRLTWDDNSLDESGFRIELRFGNSGPFLFVDTVSANVTEYILSYDFGNSGVAQFRVVAFKHNGNKVESSASVPIENVATTSTANLNAPSNFRVAEVPNGEGVNDGVLKFSWKDRSTSEIYYQIFYKKQVEAEEAYLPMLYDPDFPNNPANYVLHLYDNKEGTAATDRTEVLVRHNLVPGESYHFMLRATRRLPYGTLASHPASNLDSAKTYVETYPNAAQTYYTAPKQAAPSNLTGEPLDAERVILRWKDNSFNETGFELSYRAPGATTWASTDKFTLNQANLTSYTITVGAGGSLEWRIRAIHDKSDLPVEATDYSDPYTVFMDFIKPDGLTATTSGASGTINLEWNDSSEGESSYDIYTRVVDEETVNDTWYFVQTVLADTTRLTVSSRTAFDNPYDYQFDAVQAVPTPRVPLTIDAEHEFIVVGRSASGESDPSNTASAFSRHGFTSRAYHPAKVGEAFNYTMTVSNPSNRASWAVNGLPEGLEFNETTGQITGEPEEFGVFESPMTVTYTGGHSATLPLTLRILREQTLPQVAATFSPMTLGSGTQFYLELEDKFADAEFEKAVRLDTTMGVIDLMLFPSLVPESVENFMGYVENGLYDGVIFHRSVPGFIVQGGGFYPVQEPNAFATVEKRPAGLNEPGISNLRGTVAHAKVGDNPDSATHDFFFNLEDNSLKTGIELDNQNSGFTVFARVAGDGMEKVDDIAELPIGRYGTTVAGSIIVDGSLLQSAGASALTDVPMNVTTEAAPVPMNLNATVQIRSAREVGAFKYEVENSDPTVARAVVVTDGRLRVDGISPGTSTVKVKARDLDNNLVEQSFAVTVVKGHKLPVITRQPVSVAVQPGKKATLKVTATGTDILYQWRKGGVNITGATKNTHIIAAVQEGDVGEYDVQVSNATTVLTSDTVRVDFRSAPVVDSSVQLASKVVEAGTPLVLTGKVNGAPAPVITWLRSGKKVAKQTEQTLNIPAAAVTDGGTYVMRAKNVEGTVETNAATIIVVDKATNLRITAANKTVVLKAQASGPDLTYQWKKGETEVTDDGERISGAGTATLTIKKFGTNIADAGDYTCVVRNAAADLEAETGPWKVGVAGAPPMLDAFVPANAYVGIEYNYTIPGGGDDNTSIASFAVSGLPGGLTLDKVTGHISGKATRAGEYTLKVTVKNPKGSRSVSNIPMNVLPMPESVVGAFIGQIGASPAFNQNKGGRIDLFVSEGGQITGKLSQGKEVLSFTGQMLQTPGNVFTQGEALVKRKGNIAPLKLVLSSYAVSGNIYSGDISGTLYDEVDSVQFTAYRSQYNAKKGRISPYVGRQNLGLNLVGDAVGDESVPQGHGYVVALLDANGTAKVAGRMADGTTVTSSSFLGAQQQFLIYQSLYKHTGAVVGQASLFYLDQAGPANNPTNRFRVDGQLAWTKTAQTSAKERNYASGFGPLPVSVLGMTYMAPGTNAVVMGLPKQAGNASILFEEGGLEESELDPSVNPLTLGGTPLVPSGSTNEGKLKLSVTAATGLFSGSFELESVTEPKRKATFNGLIIPQIPTIPAATFSDGSTRAEVPGVDAIGLGHFLLGQLPSGAETLKTAPILAGSVEIYPTPIRIVTPPVAQTVNPNTANVTFSVVATAPVAITSYQWRKDGVAISTATNSSYTIPMVTETQQGIYDVVIRTATSSIISPGALLDVNDPVGNVVVTRTPANNPVALGEDVTVVYSVTATGAGDFTYRWRKNGSDIDGAAAAMSTYTISPVTVESAGQYSVRVMSTTPVSNATSATNLLTVANPITSVTAQRDPDTETVNYGAAVQFSIADIDSSGPYEFQWYKVSGEEDVPVVYEDGTLATGETYTIAGVSGSDAGVYKVKVKNSVTPEAVVSNEVELQVSSQVANVVVTRSPSTQYIDLGDPVEFRSSAQGEPDFTYKWYKVVEGEDVLIQQATNAIYAIPNVTAESAGDYKVLVINESTPDGVMSAPSTLQVKLPVASATIEVLDDNFNPNIGDTVVLTAVPNAGAVGSFDYQWFKDDGLLEDATGPEYVITGFSETDYGEYTVEVQNSANNDNPVLSAPAALTPPNEDP; this is encoded by the coding sequence ATGCCGTCCATTTCAGAACTCCTCACGCGCCAGGCCCGTGCCTTGATGCTGCCCCTGGTCGTGTTAGCTGCCGGCCTGACGACTCCAGCCCAGGCAACCCCGCCAAAGGCACCGACCAATCTGGCCTTGAAGACCACCCTGGCGCTGGCACCGCCCGCCTCAGGCACCTCACGCTACTACCGGCTGACCTGGGATGACAACTCCCTGGATGAATCTGGCTTTCGCATCGAGCTGCGGTTTGGCAATTCAGGGCCGTTTTTGTTTGTGGATACCGTGTCAGCCAATGTGACAGAGTATATTCTGTCCTACGACTTTGGTAACAGCGGGGTGGCGCAGTTCCGGGTGGTGGCCTTCAAGCACAATGGCAACAAGGTGGAATCCTCTGCCAGTGTGCCCATTGAGAACGTGGCGACGACCTCGACGGCGAATCTAAACGCCCCCAGCAACTTCAGGGTGGCGGAGGTACCCAACGGCGAAGGTGTGAATGACGGAGTACTGAAATTCAGCTGGAAGGACCGCAGCACGAGCGAGATTTACTACCAGATCTTCTATAAAAAACAGGTGGAAGCAGAAGAGGCTTATCTGCCCATGCTCTACGATCCAGACTTTCCCAACAACCCCGCCAATTACGTGCTGCATCTGTATGATAACAAGGAGGGGACTGCGGCGACCGACCGTACCGAGGTGCTGGTCAGGCACAATCTGGTCCCCGGTGAATCCTATCATTTCATGCTGAGAGCGACACGGCGCCTCCCCTATGGCACGCTGGCGTCCCACCCGGCCTCCAATCTGGACAGTGCCAAGACTTATGTTGAAACGTACCCGAATGCGGCACAGACGTATTACACCGCACCCAAGCAGGCAGCGCCAAGCAACCTTACTGGGGAGCCGCTGGACGCAGAACGGGTGATCCTGCGCTGGAAGGACAACTCCTTCAACGAAACGGGCTTCGAGCTGAGCTACCGTGCACCGGGAGCGACCACCTGGGCATCCACAGACAAGTTTACTCTGAACCAGGCCAACCTCACCTCCTACACCATCACCGTGGGTGCTGGAGGCAGCCTGGAATGGCGCATCCGGGCGATCCATGATAAAAGCGACCTGCCAGTGGAGGCAACCGATTACAGCGACCCGTACACGGTGTTCATGGATTTCATCAAGCCGGATGGGCTGACCGCCACGACCTCCGGCGCTTCGGGCACGATCAACCTGGAATGGAATGACAGCTCTGAAGGTGAAAGCAGCTACGACATCTACACCCGGGTGGTGGATGAGGAGACGGTGAACGACACCTGGTACTTTGTGCAAACGGTGCTGGCAGATACAACAAGGCTGACCGTCAGCAGCCGGACGGCTTTTGACAACCCTTATGATTACCAGTTTGACGCCGTCCAGGCAGTACCCACGCCCCGGGTGCCGTTGACGATTGATGCGGAGCATGAGTTTATCGTCGTGGGCCGCTCCGCCAGCGGAGAGTCTGACCCCAGCAATACCGCCTCTGCCTTCTCCCGGCACGGTTTCACCAGCCGTGCCTACCATCCTGCGAAAGTAGGAGAGGCCTTTAATTACACGATGACGGTTTCCAATCCATCCAACCGTGCCAGCTGGGCCGTGAACGGTCTTCCGGAAGGCCTGGAATTCAATGAGACCACAGGCCAGATCACCGGGGAGCCGGAAGAATTTGGTGTTTTTGAGAGTCCTATGACGGTGACGTATACGGGAGGTCATTCAGCCACCTTGCCCCTGACGTTGCGCATCCTGAGGGAGCAGACGCTGCCACAGGTGGCGGCCACCTTTTCCCCAATGACCCTGGGAAGCGGGACGCAGTTTTACCTGGAACTGGAAGACAAGTTTGCAGATGCAGAATTTGAGAAAGCAGTGCGGCTGGATACAACGATGGGGGTGATTGACCTGATGCTGTTCCCCAGCCTGGTTCCCGAATCGGTGGAGAACTTCATGGGGTATGTGGAAAACGGCCTCTACGATGGCGTCATCTTCCACCGGTCCGTGCCAGGCTTCATTGTGCAGGGCGGCGGATTCTATCCGGTGCAAGAACCGAATGCCTTTGCCACCGTCGAAAAACGCCCGGCAGGGCTCAATGAACCCGGCATCTCCAATCTGCGCGGCACCGTGGCACACGCCAAGGTAGGAGACAACCCGGACAGCGCCACGCATGACTTCTTCTTTAACCTGGAAGACAACAGCCTCAAAACAGGCATTGAACTGGACAATCAGAACTCCGGCTTCACCGTCTTTGCCCGTGTGGCAGGGGACGGCATGGAAAAGGTGGATGACATTGCCGAACTGCCAATCGGCCGATACGGCACCACAGTGGCGGGGTCCATCATTGTTGACGGCAGCCTGCTCCAGTCTGCAGGGGCATCCGCCCTGACGGATGTGCCGATGAACGTGACGACAGAGGCAGCGCCAGTGCCGATGAATCTGAATGCCACGGTGCAGATCCGCAGTGCGCGGGAGGTGGGTGCTTTCAAATACGAAGTGGAAAACAGCGACCCAACCGTGGCCCGTGCAGTGGTGGTGACTGATGGCCGTTTGCGTGTGGACGGCATCTCCCCTGGAACTTCCACGGTGAAAGTGAAGGCAAGAGATCTGGACAACAATCTGGTGGAGCAGAGCTTTGCCGTGACGGTGGTCAAAGGGCACAAGCTGCCCGTGATCACCCGCCAGCCGGTCTCCGTGGCCGTGCAACCTGGCAAAAAGGCCACGCTGAAGGTCACTGCAACCGGCACGGATATTCTGTATCAGTGGAGGAAGGGCGGAGTCAACATCACCGGCGCCACCAAAAACACCCATATCATCGCTGCTGTGCAGGAAGGAGATGTGGGTGAATACGATGTGCAGGTGAGCAATGCCACCACCGTTCTGACCAGCGATACGGTCCGGGTGGATTTCCGGTCGGCACCGGTCGTGGACAGCTCGGTGCAACTGGCCAGCAAAGTGGTGGAAGCCGGTACTCCGCTGGTGCTGACCGGAAAAGTCAACGGCGCGCCCGCCCCGGTGATCACCTGGCTGCGCAGCGGCAAAAAAGTGGCCAAACAGACGGAGCAGACTTTGAACATCCCTGCAGCGGCTGTAACTGATGGCGGCACGTACGTGATGCGGGCGAAAAACGTCGAAGGAACGGTGGAGACGAATGCGGCGACCATCATCGTGGTGGACAAAGCCACCAACCTGCGAATCACCGCAGCGAACAAGACTGTGGTTCTCAAAGCCCAGGCATCCGGACCCGACCTGACCTATCAATGGAAAAAGGGTGAAACGGAGGTCACCGACGATGGTGAGCGCATTTCCGGCGCTGGCACCGCCACCCTAACAATCAAGAAATTCGGCACGAACATCGCGGATGCAGGAGATTACACCTGCGTGGTGAGGAATGCCGCAGCAGACTTGGAGGCGGAGACCGGCCCCTGGAAAGTGGGTGTGGCGGGAGCCCCTCCAATGCTGGATGCTTTTGTGCCTGCCAATGCCTATGTCGGCATCGAATACAACTACACCATCCCAGGCGGCGGGGATGACAACACCTCCATCGCCTCCTTTGCGGTGTCTGGCCTGCCAGGCGGGCTGACGCTGGACAAAGTCACCGGTCACATCAGCGGCAAGGCCACCCGTGCGGGTGAATACACGCTGAAAGTCACCGTGAAGAATCCGAAAGGCAGCCGCTCCGTCAGCAACATTCCCATGAATGTCCTGCCTATGCCAGAATCGGTGGTGGGGGCTTTCATTGGCCAGATTGGTGCATCCCCGGCCTTTAATCAAAACAAGGGCGGCAGGATTGACCTGTTTGTTTCCGAAGGCGGCCAGATCACAGGCAAACTGAGCCAGGGCAAGGAAGTGCTCAGCTTTACCGGCCAGATGTTGCAGACACCGGGTAATGTATTCACCCAAGGGGAGGCGCTGGTTAAACGCAAAGGCAACATTGCTCCGCTGAAACTGGTACTGTCCTCCTATGCGGTCTCCGGGAACATTTACAGCGGTGACATTTCAGGAACCCTTTACGATGAGGTGGACTCCGTGCAGTTCACGGCGTACCGCAGCCAGTACAATGCCAAGAAAGGGCGCATCTCCCCCTACGTAGGCCGGCAAAATTTGGGTCTCAACCTGGTTGGGGATGCGGTGGGAGATGAGAGCGTGCCCCAGGGGCATGGCTATGTGGTGGCCCTTCTGGATGCCAATGGCACCGCCAAAGTGGCAGGACGCATGGCAGACGGGACGACGGTGACCTCCAGCTCCTTCCTGGGAGCCCAGCAGCAGTTCCTTATCTACCAGTCCCTTTACAAGCACACAGGTGCCGTGGTGGGCCAGGCCTCGCTGTTTTACCTGGATCAGGCCGGACCGGCCAATAATCCGACCAACCGCTTCCGTGTGGACGGCCAGCTCGCCTGGACCAAGACTGCCCAGACCTCTGCCAAGGAGCGCAATTACGCCTCCGGGTTTGGCCCGCTGCCGGTGAGTGTCCTGGGAATGACCTACATGGCCCCGGGCACAAATGCAGTGGTGATGGGACTGCCAAAACAGGCTGGCAATGCAAGCATCCTTTTTGAAGAAGGCGGCCTGGAAGAGTCCGAACTGGACCCCTCTGTGAATCCGCTGACACTTGGCGGCACACCGCTGGTGCCTTCAGGGTCAACCAACGAAGGCAAACTCAAGCTGTCAGTAACGGCAGCGACCGGATTGTTCAGCGGCAGCTTCGAATTGGAATCTGTAACAGAACCCAAAAGGAAAGCCACTTTTAATGGCCTGATCATCCCGCAGATCCCGACGATTCCGGCCGCGACCTTTTCTGACGGCTCCACCCGGGCGGAGGTTCCTGGGGTGGATGCCATCGGTCTGGGGCACTTCCTGCTGGGACAGCTGCCTTCAGGGGCGGAAACGCTGAAAACAGCCCCCATCCTCGCGGGCAGCGTGGAGATTTACCCGACACCGATCCGCATCGTCACGCCGCCTGTGGCGCAGACGGTGAATCCAAACACTGCAAACGTGACTTTCTCCGTAGTGGCAACGGCTCCGGTGGCCATTACTTCCTATCAATGGCGAAAGGACGGGGTGGCCATTTCCACCGCCACCAACAGCAGCTACACCATCCCGATGGTGACGGAAACCCAACAGGGGATTTATGATGTGGTGATCCGGACGGCCACTTCTTCCATCATCAGCCCAGGGGCGCTGCTGGACGTGAATGACCCCGTCGGCAATGTGGTGGTCACCCGCACACCGGCTAACAATCCTGTGGCGCTGGGGGAAGATGTGACGGTGGTGTATTCCGTGACGGCCACCGGGGCTGGCGACTTCACCTACCGGTGGAGGAAAAATGGCTCAGACATTGATGGAGCGGCGGCGGCCATGAGCACTTATACCATCAGCCCGGTCACCGTCGAAAGTGCCGGTCAGTACAGTGTGCGGGTGATGAGCACCACACCTGTTTCAAACGCCACCAGCGCGACGAATCTGCTGACAGTGGCCAACCCAATCACCAGCGTCACTGCCCAGCGGGACCCGGATACTGAGACTGTGAACTATGGAGCTGCCGTGCAGTTTAGCATTGCCGACATTGACAGCAGCGGGCCTTATGAATTCCAATGGTACAAGGTTTCCGGTGAAGAGGACGTCCCTGTCGTGTACGAGGACGGCACACTGGCCACCGGTGAGACTTATACCATTGCAGGCGTGTCCGGCTCAGATGCGGGCGTCTATAAAGTCAAGGTGAAGAACAGTGTCACACCCGAGGCCGTCGTCAGTAATGAGGTGGAACTGCAGGTGAGCAGCCAGGTGGCCAACGTCGTGGTGACGCGCAGTCCTTCCACCCAATACATTGACCTGGGAGATCCGGTGGAATTCCGCTCCTCCGCCCAGGGCGAGCCTGACTTTACCTATAAATGGTACAAGGTGGTTGAGGGCGAAGATGTGCTCATCCAGCAAGCCACCAACGCCATCTATGCCATCCCAAATGTGACGGCTGAGAGTGCCGGTGACTATAAAGTCCTGGTGATAAATGAATCCACGCCCGACGGTGTGATGAGCGCACCGAGCACCCTGCAGGTCAAGCTGCCGGTGGCCTCGGCGACCATTGAGGTGCTGGATGACAATTTTAACCCGAACATCGGTGATACGGTCGTCCTCACGGCTGTACCCAATGCGGGTGCGGTCGGGTCGTTCGACTACCAATGGTTCAAGGATGATGGATTGCTTGAAGATGCCACCGGCCCTGAATATGTAATCACCGGGTTCAGTGAGACAGACTACGGGGAGTACACGGTCGAGGTGCAGAACTCCGCCAACAACGACAACCCTGTCTTAAGTGCACCCGCTGCACTTACACCTCCGAACGAGGACCCTTGA
- a CDS encoding FG-GAP and VCBS repeat-containing protein, with protein MFFRLLVIPFILSTLQAQVSPQFREQEIDSEVGIGYGLALADVDGDGKKDILLADKDRIVWYQNPSWTKHIIAEKLTEKDHVCIAARDIDGDGKAEIAVGAQWNPGDTETSGAVFYLQPPADRTQLWKPVQLAHEPTTHRMRWVRNRAGKYDLIVAPLHGRGNKNGEGVGVRILAYHKPEDATRPWNTTLVHDSMHMTHNFEVVPSPGNEAESLLLGGREGIVRLTPGDDGWKEQWVTRHDTPDLAGVGEVRWGAFAGGQPYIAAIEPMHGHQVVIYTPPPAGPKDGLWQRKVLDDTLVDGHALACYDYLGLNNRQIAVGWRANNKLGVRVGVKLFHTTKEDGNGWQMTLLDDNTMACEDLMGTDLDGDRDTDLVAAGRRTKNLKIYWNLRE; from the coding sequence ATGTTTTTTCGACTTTTAGTTATCCCGTTCATCCTCAGCACCCTCCAGGCCCAGGTCAGCCCGCAGTTTCGTGAGCAGGAAATTGATTCCGAGGTCGGCATTGGCTATGGGCTTGCCCTCGCGGATGTGGATGGCGACGGGAAAAAGGACATCCTCCTGGCGGACAAGGACCGCATCGTCTGGTATCAGAATCCCTCCTGGACCAAACACATCATCGCTGAAAAACTCACCGAAAAAGACCACGTTTGCATCGCCGCGCGCGACATTGATGGCGATGGCAAGGCCGAGATCGCCGTCGGCGCCCAGTGGAACCCCGGGGATACGGAGACCAGCGGCGCCGTCTTTTACCTCCAGCCCCCTGCCGACCGCACGCAGTTGTGGAAGCCCGTCCAGCTGGCCCATGAACCAACCACCCACCGCATGCGCTGGGTGCGCAACAGAGCGGGCAAATATGACCTCATCGTCGCCCCCCTGCATGGGCGGGGAAATAAGAATGGCGAAGGCGTCGGCGTGCGCATCCTGGCCTATCACAAGCCTGAGGATGCCACCCGCCCATGGAATACCACCCTGGTCCATGACAGCATGCACATGACACATAATTTTGAAGTCGTGCCCAGCCCTGGAAATGAGGCCGAATCCCTCCTCCTCGGCGGCCGGGAGGGCATTGTCCGGCTTACTCCAGGGGATGACGGCTGGAAAGAACAGTGGGTCACCCGCCATGACACCCCTGACCTGGCTGGTGTGGGAGAGGTCCGCTGGGGTGCCTTCGCCGGTGGCCAGCCCTATATCGCCGCCATTGAGCCCATGCACGGTCACCAGGTCGTGATTTACACCCCGCCGCCCGCCGGACCCAAGGACGGCCTTTGGCAGCGCAAGGTGCTGGATGATACCCTGGTGGATGGCCATGCTCTCGCCTGTTACGATTACTTGGGCCTGAACAACCGCCAGATCGCCGTCGGCTGGCGTGCAAACAACAAACTGGGTGTCCGCGTGGGCGTGAAGCTTTTCCACACCACCAAGGAGGATGGCAACGGCTGGCAGATGACCCTGCTGGATGACAATACCATGGCCTGTGAGGACCTGATGGGGACTGATTTGGACGGAGACCGCGATACCGATCTCGTTGCCGCTGGCCGACGTACCAAGAATCTCAAGATTTACTGGAATTTACGGGAGTAA
- a CDS encoding L,D-transpeptidase, with the protein MKTARLTLAAIAGCVLCACQMPATFSRQEVVRRAIYVQPANSSSSPLFVWHGSGQPGPVRVTIDLSEQKAYIFRNSENVGWSYVATGTSNYRTPTGSFVITEKVINKRSNKYGSIVDANGNVLRSNATAGVHSASGGRFLGAKMPYWMRLTDYGVGMHAGPIPNPGSPASHGCIRLPYTMAQYLYEAAPSGTRVTIVP; encoded by the coding sequence ATGAAGACTGCACGACTCACTCTGGCTGCCATTGCCGGCTGCGTTCTCTGTGCCTGCCAGATGCCCGCCACCTTTTCCCGTCAGGAAGTGGTCCGCCGCGCTATCTATGTCCAGCCTGCCAATTCCTCCAGCAGCCCGCTCTTTGTCTGGCATGGCAGCGGCCAGCCGGGCCCCGTCCGCGTCACCATTGATCTGAGCGAGCAGAAAGCGTACATCTTCCGCAACAGCGAAAACGTCGGCTGGAGCTATGTCGCCACCGGCACCAGCAACTACCGCACCCCAACCGGCAGCTTTGTCATCACCGAAAAAGTCATCAACAAGCGCTCCAACAAATACGGCAGCATCGTGGATGCCAATGGCAACGTCCTCCGCAGCAATGCCACCGCCGGGGTCCACAGCGCGTCCGGCGGCCGCTTCCTCGGTGCCAAAATGCCCTACTGGATGCGCCTCACTGATTACGGAGTGGGCATGCACGCTGGTCCCATCCCCAATCCCGGCTCCCCCGCCTCCCACGGCTGCATCCGCCTGCCCTACACCATGGCCCAATATCTCTATGAGGCCGCCCCCAGCGGCACCCGGGTGACCATTGTGCCTTGA
- a CDS encoding TIM barrel protein, with amino-acid sequence MNRRSFLQQSALATAALTASRLQASDSRPLLGLDHFSLRATGWKAGQYIDHAASLKLDTCFISELHIFENFEDAYLKGLKEQAAKAGLKLYVGTGSVCPTSGTWKDTYGTPEEHLALTIRIAKALGSPVARCYLGNQKDRLTDGGIQKHIEETVKVIQANKSRAEAEGIKIAIENHAGDMQSHELKALIEAAGKSYVGANIDPGNAVWAMEEPMAHLETLGAMTVCSSVRDSMVWDTEEGAVVQWTAVGEGLVDFKAYATRFAELAPGVPLQVETISGFARPMLYKKNEDFWKAYPGYQETAAFKAWVEMSKKGKPIPSFKAPDGPAKKEAEIAYQKAELQRSIQWLQNKL; translated from the coding sequence ATGAACCGCCGCTCCTTTCTCCAACAGTCCGCCCTTGCCACCGCCGCCCTGACCGCCTCCAGGCTGCAGGCCTCGGATTCTCGTCCCTTGCTGGGACTGGATCATTTTTCCCTGCGGGCCACGGGTTGGAAGGCGGGTCAATACATTGATCATGCCGCCAGCCTGAAGCTGGACACGTGCTTCATCTCAGAGCTGCACATCTTTGAAAACTTTGAGGACGCTTACTTGAAGGGCCTGAAGGAGCAGGCGGCCAAGGCGGGACTGAAGCTCTACGTGGGCACCGGTTCCGTCTGTCCCACCTCCGGCACCTGGAAGGACACCTATGGCACGCCCGAGGAGCATCTGGCGCTGACCATCCGTATTGCCAAGGCCCTGGGCTCCCCCGTGGCCCGCTGCTACCTGGGCAATCAAAAGGACCGTCTCACCGATGGCGGCATCCAGAAGCATATCGAAGAAACGGTCAAGGTCATCCAGGCCAACAAATCCCGTGCCGAGGCGGAGGGCATCAAAATCGCCATCGAAAACCACGCGGGCGATATGCAATCCCACGAACTGAAGGCGCTCATTGAGGCTGCGGGCAAAAGCTATGTGGGGGCCAATATTGACCCAGGCAACGCCGTGTGGGCCATGGAAGAGCCGATGGCACACCTGGAAACTCTGGGTGCCATGACTGTTTGCTCCAGCGTGCGCGACAGCATGGTGTGGGATACGGAAGAAGGTGCCGTGGTGCAGTGGACCGCCGTCGGAGAAGGCTTGGTGGATTTCAAAGCCTACGCCACCCGCTTTGCCGAGCTGGCCCCTGGCGTGCCCCTGCAAGTGGAGACCATCTCCGGTTTCGCCCGGCCAATGTTGTATAAAAAGAACGAGGACTTTTGGAAGGCCTATCCCGGTTATCAAGAGACGGCGGCCTTCAAGGCCTGGGTGGAAATGTCCAAAAAAGGCAAACCCATCCCCAGCTTCAAAGCCCCGGACGGCCCAGCTAAAAAGGAGGCCGAGATCGCCTATCAAAAGGCGGAATTGCAGCGCAGCATCCAGTGGCTGCAGAACAAGCTGTAA